Proteins encoded within one genomic window of Anopheles gambiae chromosome 3, idAnoGambNW_F1_1, whole genome shotgun sequence:
- the LOC133393655 gene encoding ceramide phosphoethanolamine synthase: MVGPSSQVSKMLLSLLFLLIAFFAWMDVNLYIRIQDYPIRDTDPFLLAANSTLLKPAPAGSHPSTVTSPLLAASSSMPLQLNRHIVRYEDVAWVNCDLNPLCDVTVKAMMLDHTNHYLFAPIATIVDNVAGFSQGDLVTPNMISFFHVFVAIAAGRMIASDSLGYRRIGVVLFQFRTFLDDLDGHVARAKKHIRGERSDIGSAGYYIDGICDGLGCIALMIGVFVFLKNNPPRRGYTQLQSIIPVSESKSGSESGVIYKVKVTTKKVARKVLCYTGMLVLSSTGWNRYIAIYQDMLERENVTPAQYLHQESVFRSTGFFVIAWLWRIFNVHALLHFLLLSVFCDKLWEYLRMIQYAGYVALLVIISFAEMHLLGVQTFIYKSLTVNNTSL, from the coding sequence ATGGTGGGTCCGAGTTCGCAGGTCAGCAAGATGCTGCTGTCGCTGCTGTTTCTGCTCATCGCGTTCTTCGCCTGGATGGACGTGAACCTGTACATTCGCATCCAGGACTATCCGATCCGGGACACCGATCCGTTCCTGCTGGCCGCCAACAGCACGCTGCTGAAGCCCGCCCCAGCCGGTAGCCACCCGAGCACGGTCACCTCACCCCTGCTTGCCGCGTCCTCCTCGATGCCGCTGCAACTGAACCGACACATCGTGCGGTACGAAGACGTGGCCTGGGTCAACTGTGACCTGAACCCGCTCTGTGACGTCACCGTCAAAGCGATGATGCTGGACCACACGAACCACTACCTGTTCGCACCGATCGCGACGATCGTCGACAATGTGGCCGGCTTTTCCCAGGGCGATCTGGTCACCCCGAACATGATCTCCTTTTTCCACGTGTTCGTCGCGATCGCGGCCGGCCGCATGATTGCGTCCGATTCGCTCGGCTACCGGCGGATCGGGGTGGTGCTGTTCCAGTTCCGCACCTTTCTGGACGATCTGGACGGGCATGTGGCGCGGGCGAAGAAGCACATCCGCGGCGAACGGTCGGACATTGGTTCGGCGGGCTACTACATCGACGGGATCTGCGACGGGCTCGGGTGCATTGCGCTGATGATTggggtgtttgtgtttttgaaaaacaatcCACCCCGACGGGGGTACACCCAGCTGCAGTCGATCATACCGGTGTCGGAGTCGAAGTCCGGGTCCGAGTCGGGCGTCATTTACAAGGTCAAAGTAACGACGAAGAAGGTCGCCCGGAAGGTGCTGTGCTACACCGGCATGCTGGTGCTCAGCTCGACCGGCTGGAACCGGTACATCGCGATCTACCAGGATATGCTCGAGCGGGAGAATGTGACGCCGGCCCAGTACCTGCACCAGGAGTCGGTGTTCCGGTCGACCGGGTTCTTCGTGATCGCCTGGCTGTGGCGCATCTTTAACGTGCACGCGCTGCTCCACTTTCTGCTGCTGAGCGTGTTCTGTGATAAGCTGTGGGAGTACCTGCGCATGATCCAGTACGCCGGGTACGTGGCGCTGCTCGTGATCATCAGCTTCGCCGAGATGCATCTGCTCGGCGTGCAGACGTTCATCTACAAGTCGCTCACGGTCAACAATACCTCGTTGTGA
- the LOC1271085 gene encoding cytosolic Fe-S cluster assembly factor Nubp2 homolog produces MLDKVKHIILVLSGKGGVGKSTVSTQLALTLAEADHKVGLLDIDLCGPSVPYLLGLEDRDVHQCDEGWVPVYTSAEKRLAVMSIGFLLKNRSDAVIWRGPKKTAMIKQFLEDVNWDELDYLIIDTPPGTSDEHITVMECLKTVRTEGAIIVTTPQEMALEDVRKEVTFCKKTGIPILGIVENMSGFVCPNCAECTNIFSSGGGHSLAELAKVPHLGTLPIDPRVGELAGTGKACVKELPDCTTSEVLKELVRTLTTVGQ; encoded by the exons ATGTTAGACAAAGTGAAACACATTATCCTTGTGCTTTCCGGTAAGGGTGGGGTAGGTAAATCTACCGTCAGCACACAGCTCGCCCTAACGCTGGCCGAAGCCGATCACAAG GTTGGCCTGCTCGACATCGACCTCTGCGGCCCTTCCGTACCGTACCTGCTCGGGCTGGAGGATCGCGATGTGCACCAGTGCGACGAGGGTTGGGTGCCGGTGTACACTAGCGCGGAAAAGCGGCTGGCCGTGATGTCGATCGGCTTTCTGctgaaaaatcgttccgatgccGTCATCTGGCGCGGGCCGAAAAAGACCGCCATGATTAAGCAGTTCCTCGAGGACGTGAACTGGGACGAGCTGGACTATCTGATCATCGACACACCGCCCGGCACGTCCGACGAGCACATCACCGTGATGGAGTGTCTGAAGACGGTCCGCACGGAGGGTGCGATTATCGTGACGACGCCGCAGGAAATGGCCCTGGAGGATGTGCGGAAGGAGGTGACGTTCTGCAAGAAGACGGGCATTCCGATACTGGGGATCGTGGAGAACATGAGCGGGTTCGTATGCCCGAACTGTGCGGAATGTACGAACATTTTCTCGTCCGGCGGTGGACATTCGCTGGCGGAGCTGGCCAAGGTGCCCCATCTCGGCACGCTGCCGATCGATCCGCGCGTCGGTGAGCTGGCTGGAACGGGCAAAGCGTGCGTGAAGGAACTGCCCGACTGTACGACGAGCGAAGTGTTGAAGGAACTGGTTCGAACGCTTACGACGGTTGGCCAATAA